One segment of Vibrio orientalis CIP 102891 = ATCC 33934 DNA contains the following:
- the rpsO gene encoding 30S ribosomal protein S15, with the protein MSLNAETKAAIVAEYAQVEGDTGSPEVQVALLTASINHLQGHFKAHKGDHHSRRGLLRMVSRRRKLLDYLKGKNLSRYQDLIKRLGLRR; encoded by the coding sequence ATGTCTCTGAATGCAGAAACTAAAGCAGCAATCGTTGCAGAATACGCTCAAGTTGAAGGTGATACAGGTTCACCAGAAGTTCAAGTAGCTCTACTTACAGCTTCTATCAACCACCTACAAGGTCACTTCAAAGCGCACAAAGGCGATCACCACAGCCGTCGTGGTCTTCTACGTATGGTTTCTCGCCGTCGTAAGCTTCTTGACTACCTGAAAGGCAAAAACCTTTCTCGTTACCAAGATCTAATCAAGCGTCTAGGCCTACGTCGCTAA
- the mtnN gene encoding 5'-methylthioadenosine/S-adenosylhomocysteine nucleosidase, with the protein MKIGIIGAMEQEVSILKQAIENREEVSKAGCTYFSGQINGVEVVLLQSGIGKVAAAVGTTILLDEYQPDVVINTGSAGGFDSSLNVGDVVISTEVRHHDADVTAFGYEIGQMAQQPAAFIADEKLMDVAEKALEQMKDTHAVRGLICTGDAFIASAERQAFIRHNFPSVVAVEMEASAIAQTCHQFKVPFVVVRAISDVADKEAGMSFDEFLPLAAKSSSEMVVKMVELLK; encoded by the coding sequence ATGAAAATCGGCATCATTGGTGCAATGGAGCAAGAAGTTTCCATTCTTAAACAAGCAATTGAAAACCGTGAAGAAGTTAGCAAAGCGGGCTGTACTTACTTCTCAGGTCAGATCAACGGTGTTGAGGTTGTTTTGCTTCAGTCAGGTATTGGTAAAGTAGCAGCAGCGGTTGGTACAACAATTCTACTGGATGAGTATCAGCCTGATGTAGTCATCAACACTGGCTCTGCAGGCGGCTTTGATTCAAGCCTAAACGTGGGTGATGTGGTTATCTCAACAGAAGTTCGTCACCACGATGCAGACGTGACTGCATTTGGCTATGAAATTGGTCAAATGGCTCAGCAGCCAGCGGCATTCATCGCAGATGAAAAGTTAATGGATGTGGCAGAGAAAGCACTAGAGCAAATGAAAGACACACATGCTGTACGTGGCCTAATTTGTACTGGCGATGCCTTCATTGCAAGCGCAGAGCGCCAAGCATTCATTCGCCACAACTTCCCTTCAGTCGTTGCGGTCGAGATGGAAGCGTCAGCCATTGCTCAAACTTGTCACCAATTCAAAGTCCCATTTGTTGTCGTACGCGCTATATCTGACGTGGCAGATAAAGAAGCTGGCATGAGCTTCGATGAGTTCCTACCGCTAGCAGCGAAGAGCTCATCAGAAATGGTGGTTAAAATGGTTGAGCTGCTTAAATAA
- a CDS encoding cobalamin biosynthesis family protein: MEDIFNHFYANGALLVLWGALLFHLILPFPREAHPAILWHKFAEQLADKVNNNSNYSQSIISGTLAWLLMLLPMLIVLIALKPLVWQPQLFELAFLLLAIDWRNTDKFTAQFVAALAREDKEHAKMLIKPIVNRTTSSLSLLGLGKAGSETLIMSYGRNVVGVLFWYAIAGGIGAFLYRMSVELARAWSPSRQQFSPFGIPAVRAVAVLDFIPMRLFAIMIAIGHRAKETAQLISQQAKSWPLPGPAWLLVSVGAKLELSLGGPAIYNKHKAVRAKLGGRIAPSAIHVAQVQKLLAWRMFAWIAIQSLIMGLVYQGF; the protein is encoded by the coding sequence ATGGAAGATATATTCAATCATTTTTACGCCAATGGAGCGCTCCTAGTACTATGGGGCGCTCTGTTGTTTCACCTCATTCTTCCTTTTCCCCGCGAAGCGCACCCAGCAATACTTTGGCACAAATTTGCCGAGCAACTGGCAGATAAAGTTAATAACAACAGCAACTACTCGCAAAGTATCATTTCAGGCACTTTAGCTTGGCTATTAATGCTACTACCGATGCTAATCGTTCTGATCGCGCTCAAGCCACTAGTGTGGCAGCCTCAACTGTTTGAGTTGGCTTTTCTCTTACTCGCCATCGACTGGCGCAACACCGATAAGTTCACCGCTCAATTTGTCGCAGCGTTAGCTCGTGAAGATAAAGAGCACGCTAAGATGTTGATTAAACCCATCGTCAACCGCACTACCTCTTCGCTTTCATTGCTCGGACTCGGTAAAGCGGGGTCAGAAACGCTGATCATGTCTTACGGTCGCAATGTGGTTGGGGTGCTGTTTTGGTACGCCATCGCTGGAGGCATCGGAGCATTTTTGTATCGAATGAGTGTTGAACTGGCCCGAGCTTGGTCTCCATCAAGACAACAATTTTCCCCATTCGGTATTCCTGCGGTACGTGCCGTCGCCGTACTTGATTTTATCCCGATGCGCCTGTTTGCCATTATGATTGCCATTGGTCACCGAGCGAAAGAGACCGCGCAGCTTATTTCACAACAAGCGAAATCTTGGCCTCTTCCGGGGCCAGCATGGTTACTGGTTTCTGTTGGTGCGAAGTTGGAACTCTCTTTAGGTGGTCCAGCAATCTATAACAAACACAAAGCGGTCAGAGCCAAGCTAGGCGGACGCATTGCCCCATCCGCCATTCATGTTGCCCAAGTTCAGAAGCTACTCGCTTGGCGTATGTTCGCTTGGATTGCAATTCAAAGTCTTATCATGGGCCTCGTTTATCAAGGATTTTAA